A genomic window from Nematostella vectensis chromosome 9, jaNemVect1.1, whole genome shotgun sequence includes:
- the LOC5511020 gene encoding U2 small nuclear ribonucleoprotein auxiliary factor 35 kDa subunit-related protein 1, with translation MAAEEDGAKHEEGQAKEALQRQKLNHKQFRRLIYKEKRRVKRQREAEKRKELEEQERWRFENDAYYRARVEAREKAAERKQKEEEEERKVQERLWLEREEIAQQEFQRRLEREEKREQERLEQESRIREEWEEQERKEKERQERKQKSIKEKENAVFKELDKEQSTSQGHSKDEPWHNPLAPSTRSANFGTEQDTVNCAFYLKTGSCRFGERCSRQHPRPPSSVTLLIPGMYQDIQLYQGMLDEADHDTGLEYDDHESFERYEEFFNDVLPEFEKAGKVVQFKACCNYEPHLRGNVYVQFKDEESCARAFAAFNGRWYAQKQLSCEFSPVTRWKSAICGLFTRKRCPRGKNCNFLHVYRNPGDAFRNMDLGRDDLSPGRTPYSERGSERGSTRAWRREGSVREDRDRRAHSRDRDRGRTTSRDRDWDEHREKYRDRIRERDRFGRDRRERSERDLERQSRDRDTRRGRNSKHDRDRRDRDSTHDRDTRDRDEDARDCDRGTPDRDSKCDRDTRDRDSKRDRDTHDRDSTRDEDTHEIDIPDGRERDHEDNRSRASSRASSRASSRERDARNRGRYKIERDARKRASSDSEDSTSKEDRLLDEGKSRGRSHKSKKRRRQDGEETGDDANGTADTHDRTSPESEGGENRETERTNSLSPPSQYKHRHSHKHKRRLKSKKHKRHSKHKRKKDKKSSSSEDRDSSHESSDKKEV, from the exons ATGGCCGCCGAAGAAGACGGCGCGAAACATGAGGAAGGTCAAGCAAAAGAGGCTTTACAGCGGCAGAAATTAAA CCACAAGCAGTTTCGTCGGCTTATTTACAAAGAGAAACGTCGAGTGAAGAGGCAGCGAGAAGCAGAAAAACGAAAGGAACTCGAAGAACAAG AGAGATGGAGATTTGAGAATGATGCATATTACAG GGCAAGAGTGGAAGCCAGAGAAAAAGCTgctgaaagaaaacaaaaagaagaggaagaagaaag AAAAGTGCAGGAGCGTTTGTGGCTTGAGAGAGAGGAGATAGCTCAACAAGAATTTCAAAGGCGACTTGAGCGGGAAGAGAAACGGGAACAGGAGAGACTTGAACAAGAG AGCAGGATCCGTGAGGAATGGGAGGAACAAGagagaaaagagaaagaaagacaGGAGCGCAAACAGAAATCCATCAAGGAAAAAGAG AATGCAGTCTTCAAGGAGCTTGACAAGGAACAATCAACTAGCCAG GGCCATTCTAAAGACGAGCCATGGCACAATCCCCTTGCTCCAAGCACCAGATCTGCAAACTTTGGCACAGAGCAG GATACTGTAAACTGTGCCTTCTACCTCAAGACTGGATCATGTAGATTTGGAGAAAG ATGTTCACGACAACACCCTCGCCCACCTTCTAGCGTCACCCTTCTAATTCCTGGCATGTACCAGGACATCCAGTTATACCAGGGAATGCTGGACGAAGCAGACCACGACACAGGGCTTGAG TACGATGACCACGAGTCGTTCGAGCGCTATGAAGAATTCTTCAATGACGTCTTGCCAGAGTTCGAGAAAGCGGGCAAAGTGGTACAATTTAAG GCGTGCTGTAATTACGAGCCCCACCTGAGAGGCAACGTCTACGTCCAGTTCAAAGA TGAGGAGAGTTGCGCCCGTGCGTTCGCTGCGTTTAATGGCCGATGGTACGCTCAGAAGCAGCTGTCATGCGAGTTCTCGCCCGTCACGAGGTGGAAGTCTGCTATTTGCG GGCTGTTTACTCGCAAACGCTGCCCACGTGGCAAGAATTGTAACTTTCTACACGTGTACCGTAACCCTGGCGACGCCTTTCGTAACATGGACCTCGGCAGAGATGACTTGAGCCCAGGCCGCACGCCCTACTCGGAGCGCGGGTCCGAGCGAGGAAGCACTAGGGCATGGAGGCGAGAAGGAAGCGTGCGTGAAGATCGCGATAGACGTGCACATAGTCGTGACAGAGACCGGGGTAGAACGACTTCACGTGATAGAGACTGGGATGAGCATCGTGAAAAATACCGTGATCGTATTCGTGAACGAGATAGATTCGGTCGTGATAGACGTGAACGCAGTGAGCGAGATCTCGAACGACAAAGTCGTGACCGTGATACGCGGCGTGGCCGTAATTCAAAACATGATCGAGATAGGCGTGACCGTGATTCAACACATGATAGAGATACGCGTGATCGTGATGAAGATGCGCGTGACTGTGATCGAGGTACGCCTGATCGTGATTCAAAATGTGATAGAGATACGCGTGACCGAGACTCAAAACGTGATAGAGATACGCATGACCGTGATTCAACACGTGATGAAGATACGCATGAGATTGATATACCCGATGGTCGAGAGCGTGACCATGAAGACAATCGCTCACGTGCTTCATCACGAGCTTCGTCACGTGCATCATCACGTGAGCGTGACGCACGAAACCGCGGTCGGTACAAGATTGAACGTGACGCAAGGAAACGCGCTTCAAGTGATAGCGAAGACAGTACAAGTAAAGAAGACCGTCTTCTTGATGAGGGCAAAAGTCGTGGTCGTAGCCACAAGTCTAAGAAGAGGCGCAGGCAAGACGGGGAGGAGACTGGGGATGACGCTAATGGCACCGCTGATACACATGACAG AACCTCTCCTGAAAGTGAAGGCGGGGAAAACAGGGAAACAGAGAGGACCAATTCGCTTTCGCCACCTTCACAATACAAACATCGGCATTCTCACAAACACAAGCGACGTCTCAAGAGTAAGAAACACAAACGCCACTCAAAGCACAAGCGAAAGAAGGACAAAAAGAGCAGTAGCTCTGAAGATAGAGACTCGTCTCATGAGAGTAGTGATAAGAAAGAGGTATAA
- the LOC125572128 gene encoding somatostatin receptor type 2-like → MELFAPYNTIVYASNAIIFALSSVGNAWIVVALVRKRSLRTTTLSFVGNLALAYLITLLWAYFVPLRYDMNEGLFADALCKVFIGPGVTGTALLASIFTLTVLAVERYQAVVHPMSARFKLRDDTVRYAVAAIWLLTFALVLPVFIFLGYSAKGQKCTFDIPGEHTRSAYEIFAGIVVVFIPLVVITFCYACIGKEVYFGNSVAPLNVPAQEEAANRR, encoded by the coding sequence ATGGAACTCTTCGCTCCTTATAACACGATAGTATACGCATCCAACGCTATAATCTTTGCGCTCAGCTCAGTTGGCAACGCCTGGATAGTAGTGGCGCTCGTAAGAAAGCGATCACTTCGTACAACAACTCTGTCCTTCGTCGGGAACCTCGCACTGGCGTACCTTATAACGCTGCTATGGGCTTATTTCGTTCCCTTGCGTTACGACATGAACGAAGGTCTCTTTGCGGATGCCCTTTGCAAGGTGTTTATAGGTCCTGGAGTGACAGGTACAGCTCTCCTAGCCAGTATCTTTACCCTCACCGTCCTCGCTGTGGAACGCTACCAGGCGGTCGTGCACCCGATGAGCGCCAGGTTCAAGCTGAGGGACGATACAGTGCGTTATGCCGTCGCCGCGATATGGCTTCTAACGTTCGCCTTAGTTCTCCCTGTGTTCATCTTCTTGGGCTACAGCGCAAAAGGCCAAAAATGCACCTTTGACATACCAGGCGAACATACCAGGTCCGCGTACGAAATCTTCGCTGGGATTGTCGTAGTGTTTATTCCCCTAGTCGTCATAACATTCTGCTACGCGTGCATCGGAAAGGAGGTCTACTTCGGAAACTCTGTGGCTCCGCTGAATGTGCCAGCTCAGGAAGAAGCGGCGAACAGGCGGTGA
- the LOC5511007 gene encoding fibrous sheath-interacting protein 1, with translation MKKKGAKRVLRSIARETTEEKAEIEAKNKQEIESAQRDEDGEFENRERCSDSESEAPKSPQSDDDGEFENREEGSDSESEAPDVVSWSASKEHAIHERQIEQNIVAETKLREKQIRKEREEKLKLQKQSRSSNQKYSRLPDHILERIAKKQKLADKEKELAGNSQGDFVGSNVEGVKKKSQHITFDSDSEEEGGPSSVDEPSGVQVQLLNDQRNKKKMKVLDSATDFLNQHFYGGRLNRVDSLKDETLKRKGKLRGPALKFLKSK, from the coding sequence ATGAAGAAGAAAGGTGCCAAGCGTGTCTTGCGATCGATAGCTAGGGAAACAACGGAGGAAAAGGCCGAAATCGAGGCCAAGAATAAACAAGAGATTGAATCAGCACAACGTGACGAGGATGGTGAATTCGAAAACAGAGAAAGATGCTCTGATTCGGAGAGTGAAGCTCCTAAATCGCCGCAAAGTGACGATGATGGCGAATTCGAAAACAGAGAAGAGGGATCAGATTCGGAGAGTGAAGCTCCCGATGTAGTCTCTTGGAGTGCTAGCAAAGAGCATGCGATCCACGAGAGGCAAATTGAACAAAACATTGTGGCAGAAACAAAGCtaagagaaaaacaaatacgTAAGGAACGAGAAGAAAAATTAAAGCTCCAAAAACAATCCCGTTCATCAAATCAGAAGTATTCTAGACTCCCTGACCATATACTAGAGAGAATTGccaagaaacaaaaattagCTGACAAAGAGAAAGAACTGGCTGGCAATAGCCAGGGTGATTTTGTTGGCAGTAATGTAGAGGGAGTTAAGAAAAAATCTCAGCACATCACGTTTGATAGCGACTCAGAAGAAGAGGGGGGCCCTTCTTCTGTTGATGAACCCAGCGGTGTCCAGGTTCAACTTTTGAATGATCAacgaaacaagaaaaaaatgaaagttcTAGATTCTGCAACAGACTTTCTCAATCAACACTTCTATGGTGGACGACTAAATAGGGTGGACTCTCTAAAGGACGAAACTTTGAAAAGAAAAGGCAAGCTGAGAGGGCCTGCTTTGAAGTTTTTGAAGTCTAAGTGA
- the LOC5511008 gene encoding mitochondrial adenine nucleotide transporter ADNT1 codes for MPLTSKLQDVFNEVDESADHRISWAELQQCCKKLQIELDNDDQSVFHSCEDQQGEGLSFNGFCKFVTLSLEKIFQEIDEDNSGYIDHNEISNALKKLDIHLPSRQIDGILKGMDLNNDNRIDFDEFCAFFSDIPSPNLQLIAKKWSSGVGLDFGSDIAPTSIPPTEMPLVQFMSAGGVAGVASRTLTAPLEKMKIIAQTSSGRSSIANMFTMIWKGEGIRGLFSGNLTNCVRVFPTSAIVCLVYSRMIKYTPVDNDKNPHQPLWRFVSGATAGVVATASTHPLDVVRARLTVQDMSTRSISNYTGIVSALRRIHIEEGIRGLYKGLVPSLVSIAPFLGVQQSVYDIMKLRALDSAFAANSGTFLVCGAIAGMIAQTVVHPLDVVRRQMQVDRGRSGSITQTSLSALKILWKQGGPRRIYAGLTASYLKVMPAAATSLLVRDALLGRLKD; via the exons ATGCCCTTAACAAGCAAACTTCAAGATGTGTTTAATGAAGTTGATGAGAGTGCAGACCATCGTATAAGTTGGGCAGAGCTGCAACAGTGCTGCAAAAAACTACAGATTGAATTAGATAATGATGACCAAAGTGTATTCCATTCCTGTGAAGATCAGCAAGGGGAAGGTCTCAGTTTTAATGGCTTTTGCAAGTTTGTGACATTAAGTTTAGAAAAAATTTTCCAGGAAATTGATGAAGACAATAGTGGTTATATTGATCACAATGAGATATcaaatgctttaaaaaaattggacATTCATTTGCCTTCAAGACAGATTGATGGTATCCTGAAAGGCATGGATCTTAATAATGACAATAGAATTGACTTTGATGAGTTTTGTGCATTCTTCTCGGATATCCCTTCTCCGAATTTACAGCTTATTGCTAAGAAATGGAGTTCAGGTGTTGGCCTGGATTTTGGATCTGATATAGCCCCTACATCAATACCTCCAACTGAGATGCCGCTAGTGCAGTTCATGTCTGCTGGGGGTGTGGCAGGCGTGGCATCTAGAACATTAACAGCGCCGttggaaaaaatgaaaataatcgCCCAG ACCTCATCAGGTAGATCCAGCATCGCAAACATGTTTACAATGATCTGGAAAGGAGAAGGGATTCGAGGTCTTTTTAGTGGTAATCTGACCAACTGTGTTCGTGTGTTTCCTACATCTGCCATTGTTTGCTTGGTTTATTCAAGGATGATtaag TATACACCAGTAGACAATGACAAAAACCCTCACCAGCCATTATGGCGTTTTGTCTCTGGGGCTACCGCTGGTGTTGTCGCCACGGCATCGACCCACCCCTTGGACGTGGTGAGAGCACGCTTGACAGTACAGGATATGTCAACGCGAAGTATTTCAAACTACACTGGTATTGTAAGCGCTTTGAGGAGAATACATATCGAAGAAGGCATCAGAGGTCTCTATAAAG gcttagTACCATCTTTGGTCTCAATTGCACCTTTTCTTGGTGTCCAGCAAAGTGTTTATGACATCATGAAGCTTCGTGCACTCGACAGTGCATTTGCAGCAAACTCAGGGACTTTTCTTGTTTGTGGGGCAATCGCCGGAATGATTGCGCAAACG GTTGTTCATCCTCTGGATGTTGTCAGACGTCAGATGCAAGTCGACCGAGGTCGCTCTGGAAGCATCACCCAGACCTCCTTGTCTGCACTGAAAATACTCTGGAAGCAAGGAGGTCCACGGAGGATATATGCTGGGTTAACTGCGTCCTACTTGAAAGTGATGCCTGCTGCTGCTACGAGTCTCCTGGTCCGTGATGCTTTGTTAGGAAGACTCAAGGACTAG